GAGCGAGCCATTGAAAGAAATCATCGGAGTTGATAATTCAAGGCGGCGATAGTGTTCAAGTGCCATACGATAAGGACGTCCAGTTGCAATAACGACCTTATGCCTTTTGTTTTGAATTTTTTTAATCGTTTCAACGGTATAATCTGAAATGGTATTGTCGCTGCGCAACAATGTACCATCTAAATCAAGTGCAATCATTTTCTTTGTCATAGCTGTTATTATAACAAAAAAGACTATTAAATTAAAAGAAAATATTTCTATGCTATAATAGTAGTAATAAAAAATGAGGTTTTGGATTCATGTATAAAATTGTTTGGAGTCATTTATTTGCCTTAGGCATTATTTTGGGAGTTGTTTATTATCAGTCTAACATTGATGGCTTGATGAATGACGTCTTGTTTTCGTTGCTAACTTTGGAGATGGGATTTTTATTCTATTATTTTAAACACGTTTTGTTACGTGGCTTGGTTTTAATATTTTGGTGCTTTTTCTATCCTTATAATTTGAACGTTTTGTTTAGTGTGGCTGACACGTCTTGGGATACTGCCGCTTTATGGACATCAAATGGGATGAAATCTTTCATGCTTTATTTGGCAGTTCTTGTATTTGCCTTGATTGCTGGGACATTGAGCATACGGTTGATTTTAAATGCATTTAAATTAAATCATTACATTCAAGTATTCTTTGTAATGGGAATTGCATTTTTTGCTAGTCTGATGTTTCAGATTTTACGAACATTGGGAATTACTTGGAAAGTGATTTTATCACAACACCTCAGTATTTTTGAGCAGGTCTCAAAAGCTCTGACAACAATTAATATGCCATTTATTCTAGGGTTAATGGTTGTGCAGGTGATGATGTTTGTTTTGTTGGATAATGATTAATTAAGCTAAGGAATTGTCCTTGACTTTTATTTTTCAGTATTTTATCGCTTTGTTCTTGTGGTTATACTTACTTTGTTTGTTAGTTTTAAAGGGCTTTTTAAGCTCTTTTTTGCTATAATGTCTGTTTAAAGAAAGGAGAAAAATATGGCTAAGAAAATTGTTTTTATTCATCTTTTTTTCGGAGTTATTGCTTTTGGCATTTACCATTATCATCTTGAAGGACCAGACCTTGTTTGGAATATGTTTTTAGCTTTGGTGGCTCTTGATTTTTCACTTGTTTCCTATTATATAAGTAAAAAAGTTGTAAGGGGATTAGGAGCTATTCTGTGGTTATTTTTTTATCCTAATACCTTCTACATGTTAACGGATATTGTTCATATGCAATTTACAAGTACAGTATTGTGGAACAAAACGAGTTTGATTTTGTATATGCTATATGTGTCTAGTATTTTGTTTGGTGTTCTTTGTGGGATTGAAAGTGTTAAAAATATTGTTCTTACTTTTAAACTAAAAAATTATTATTTACGGTTGCTTTTTATTGGTGTTTTGTCATTTATTTCAAGTTTTGCTATCCATATCGGACGTTATGCCCGCTTGAATTCTTGGGATATTTTCACACGTCCAAAAACCGTTATTAGTGAAATTCTAGACGTTGTTAGCTGGGATGCTGTTCATTTTGTGTTAGGGTTTACACTTATTCAGATTTTATGTCTGGTATTTCTTGACCGAGAAAATTTCAAATAAAGTTATTGAAAAGTGAACAATCTTTTGGTAAAATATGTAAGTCGTTCGGAAATAGAACAAAAAACGACTATTATTAACCTTATCAAAGGAGAAACCATTTTAAAATGGAAAAGTTTTTTAAACTTAAAGAACATGGTACAGATGTTCGTACAGAAGTAACTGCTGGTTTGACAACTTTCTTTGCAATGTCTTATATTTTGTTTGTCAATCCGTCAATCCTCTCACAAACAGGAATGCCTACACAAGGTGTGTTCCTTGCTACTATTATTGGTGCTGTTGTTGGTACATTGATGATGGCTTTCTATGCTAATCTTCCATATGCACAAGCACCAGGTATGGGACTTAACGCATTCTTTACTTATACAGTTGTCTTTTCATTAGGATACACTTGGCAAGAAGCGTTAGCAATGGTATTCATTTGTGGACTTATTTCACTTGTTATTACAGTAACGAAAGTTCGTAAATTGATTATTGAGTCAATTCCTACAACATTGAAATCAGCAATTTCAGCAGGTATTGGTATTTTCCTTGCTTACGTTGGTATTAAAAATGCTGGTTTCTTGAAATTCTCTGTTGATGCAGGAACATACACAGTGTCTGGAACAGGTGCTGACAAAGGTCTTGCTTCAATCACAGCTAATGCTTCAGCTACACCAGGTTTGGTTGCTTTCAACACACCAACCGTTATCCTTGCATTGATTGGTCTTGTTATCACTATCTTCTTTATCGTTAAAGGTATCCGTGGTGGTGTTATTCTTTCAATCGCTGTAACAACTATTGTTGGTATTTTCATGGGTGTTGTTGACCTTGGTTCAATCAACTGGTCAGCAACTAACTTATCTGCTTCAATCAATGATTTGAAACAAGTCTTTGGTGTTGCTCTTGGAAGTCAAGGTTTGGGGTCATTGTTCTCAGATGCTTCACGTATCCCAGGTGTTTTAATGGCAATTCTTGCTTTCTCATTGACAGATATCTTTGATACAATTGGTACACTTGTTGGTACTGGTGAAAAAGTTGGTATTGTTGCCACAACTGGTGAAA
This sequence is a window from Streptococcus macedonicus ACA-DC 198. Protein-coding genes within it:
- a CDS encoding putative transmembrane protein, yielding MYKIVWSHLFALGIILGVVYYQSNIDGLMNDVLFSLLTLEMGFLFYYFKHVLLRGLVLIFWCFFYPYNLNVLFSVADTSWDTAALWTSNGMKSFMLYLAVLVFALIAGTLSIRLILNAFKLNHYIQVFFVMGIAFFASLMFQILRTLGITWKVILSQHLSIFEQVSKALTTINMPFILGLMVVQVMMFVLLDND
- a CDS encoding Membrane protein, putative — encoded protein: MAKKIVFIHLFFGVIAFGIYHYHLEGPDLVWNMFLALVALDFSLVSYYISKKVVRGLGAILWLFFYPNTFYMLTDIVHMQFTSTVLWNKTSLILYMLYVSSILFGVLCGIESVKNIVLTFKLKNYYLRLLFIGVLSFISSFAIHIGRYARLNSWDIFTRPKTVISEILDVVSWDAVHFVLGFTLIQILCLVFLDRENFK
- the yieG gene encoding Guanine-hypoxanthine permease translates to MEKFFKLKEHGTDVRTEVTAGLTTFFAMSYILFVNPSILSQTGMPTQGVFLATIIGAVVGTLMMAFYANLPYAQAPGMGLNAFFTYTVVFSLGYTWQEALAMVFICGLISLVITVTKVRKLIIESIPTTLKSAISAGIGIFLAYVGIKNAGFLKFSVDAGTYTVSGTGADKGLASITANASATPGLVAFNTPTVILALIGLVITIFFIVKGIRGGVILSIAVTTIVGIFMGVVDLGSINWSATNLSASINDLKQVFGVALGSQGLGSLFSDASRIPGVLMAILAFSLTDIFDTIGTLVGTGEKVGIVATTGENKESKSFDRALYSDLVGTTLGAIAGTSNVTTYVESAAGIGAGGRTGLTALVVAVLFAISSFFSSLVSIVPTQATAPILIIVGVMMLSNLKNVKWDDLSEALPAFFTSIFMGFSYSITYGIAAGFITYTLVKIVKGQAKDVHFVMWILDFLFILNFVCLAIL